Genomic window (Luteibacter yeojuensis):
GGCGAAGTTGTCCAACCCGTACCAGAAGACCTGCCAGCGGGACTGCTTCAGACAGCCGTCCGACTCCGCATGGTAGAAGGCGTTGATCGTGTTGCCGTGGCGCGAGCGCCAGAACAGCTTCGGGTTCTCGTCGCGCATCACCTGCCACACGGCCCGGCCCAGCCCCTCGCCCTGCGCGTCGTCGAGCACCGCGAACTTGTCCAGGTAGGCGAAGCCTTCCTCACGGGTGATCACCATCGCCGCGCGATAGTTTTCGGAGACGTAGAGACGGTAGAGGTCCGTGCGCTCGAAATACCCGTCCACGAGGGTCCGGCCGAAGCTGGACTCGATGAGCTGGCGCATGCGCGCAAGGTCGACGGTATCCCACGAATCGAACCGCAGCACGCGCTCGCCGCGGCGCACGAGCGTGCCCGAGCCCTTGTGCGTGAAGAGTTCCTTCGCCAGCTCCGCCGGGCGCGTGATCGACACCGAGGACGTCAGCGGCAGGTCGTCGAGGAGATCCTTGATCTGCTCGATCTTCAGGCGCATGCCCGAATGCAACCATGGCTGCTGCAGGAGCTGCTCGTACTCGGTGGACAGGTTGATCGAATCGATCACGTTGCCGTCGCCGTCGAGCAGGCCGCCGGTGCCGGTGAGGAACACGATCTTGTACGGCTGCAGCACGCGCACGAGTTCGTTCGCCGCGAAGTCGGCGTTGATATTGAGGATCTGCCCGGCGTCCGTCTCGCCGAGGCTGGCGATGACCGGGATCGAGCCGGCGCGTAGGCTGGCTTCGATCGGTGCGAGGTTGATGTCGCGCACGCGTCCCACCAGGCCCAGCGTGCCCTGGTCGAGGAAATCGGCCGCGAAGACGCCCGAAGGCACGGACGTGGCGCGCGTGCCCACTTCCTGCAAGGCCTCGACGAGGCGCAGGTTCTGCGCCTGGAACACGCGGCGGACGACGGCCAGCGCCGCCGGCGAGGTCACACGCAGGCCGTTCACCGTCTTCTTCTCGATGCCGGCGGCAGCCAGCTCCTCGTCGAGCTGCGGACCCGCGCCGTGCAGCACGATCGGCGTGAGGCCCACCTGTTGCAGGAACGACAGCGAGGAGGTGAGGTCCGGCAGCTCGTCGCGCAGCACCGCGCCGCCGACCTTCACCACGGCGAAGCGAGCGGCATCCAGTTGCGAGAAACGCTTGAGGTACTGCTGGATCTCGCGCGCGCTGCCCATGGCCGACAGGAGACGGACGATGGTCTTCCTCGTGTGCTTGTTAGATTCCATGGTCGACGATCCGATGGATGGTCCGGGCGTAGTGCGCCAGTTGATCGAGGGCGACCCACTCGTCGGCGCTGTGCGCCTGCGCGATGTCGCCGGGGCCATAGACGAAGGAGGTGTAGCCCGCCATCGAGAACAACGCGGCCTCCGTCCAGAAATCCACCGCGTTGCCGACCGGGATGCCGAGTTCGTCGGCGAGGTCGCGTGCGGCGAGGCGGCGCGTCTCCGCGGTGGCGGTGTCTCCCGCCGGCAACGAATCGCCGCGGAAGGTTTCGCCGTATTCGATCGGATGCGGTTCCACGAGCGTGCGGAACGCCTCCAGGAGGCCGTCCGCGTTCATCGACGGCAGCGGACGGAAGCCGAAGCGGACATCGGCCGTCGGCGCGATCACGTTGGCCTTGATGCCGCCCTCGACCTTGCCGATGTTGAAGCGCAGGCCGGTGAGACCGCCGAAACGCTCGTGCGACTGGGCCTGCACGTGGTCGAGCGCCGCGGCGCCCCAACGGATCGCCTGGTGCAACGCGCTGTCGGACGGCTTCTGCTCGCCGGAGGCGTGCCCCGCCTTGCCCTGGAAACGCATCTGCACCGAGTGGATGCCGCGATGCGCCAGCACCGCCTCGCCGCGGGTGGGCTCGGCGACGATGATCGCCGCATAATCGCGGGGCGTCTTGAGGAACCCGTCGATGCAACGGGCGTCGTTCGCCTCCTCGTCGGTGGACAGCAGCAGGGCCATGTCGCCCTGCGTGGCATTCGCCACCGCGACCAGCGCCGCGGCCGCCCCCTTGATGTCGCAGGAGCCAAGGCCGACGGCGCGGTCCCCGGACACGCGCAGTTCGAACGGACTGGCCGTCCAGTGCGGCGAATCCGGCACCGTGTCGAGGTGCACGTTGAACAGATATTTCGGCTTGCCACGCACCGCATAGAGATTGACGGCGCCGGCGCCGAAATCGGTCACCTCCACGTCGAATCCGGGAAGGTTCGCGCGCAGGTAATCGAAGATGCCGCCGGTGCCGATGGTTCGGGGCGGGTTGCGCGTGTCGAAACCGACGAGCGCGCGCAGATGGGTAAGCGTATCCGTGAGCAGGGAGTCCATGGGTCCGATCACTTCCCGTTGGCGCGGTCGACTTCGGCCCAGAGCGTGGAGCTCATGCCGTAGAGCTTGATGAAGCCCTCCGCCTCGGCCACGCCCCAGTCGGCGGCCTGGGCGTACGTCGCCTTCGCCGACTGCAGGATGTTCTTCGACTCCACCTTCACCGCGTACACGGTGCCGCCGCGCGTCTCGATGACGACCTTGCCGTCCACCTTGCGCTGCGTGGAGACGAGGAAGGCTTCGAGATCGGCCTTGATCGGATCGTTGAAGAAGCCTTCATAGGCCACCTCGGTCCACTTGCGGCCGACCTCCGGCTTGAAGCGGTTCTGTTGTTTCGAGAGCACGGTTTCCTCGAGGGCACGGTGCGCGGTAAGCAGCGCGGTGAGCGCTGGCGCCTCGAACACGATGCGTCCCTTCAGGCCGATGTTGGTATCGCCCGTATACATGCTGCGGCCGACGCCATACTTCGCAAGCTCGCGATTCAGGAAGCCGAGGATCTCCGGGCCCGAGGCCGCCTTGCCGTTCAGCGACACCGCCGTGCCCTTCTCGAAGCCGAGTTCGATACGCAGCGGCTCGGACGGCCATTCGGAACGCGGCGCGCACCAGGCGACGGCGCCTTCTTCCGGAATCTCCCACGCATCGATCTCGCCGCCGGAGATGGTGACGCCGAGGACGTTCTCGTTGATCGTGTAATGCTTCGTCTTGGCGCGGACCTCGAAGCCCTTCTCCTCGAGGTACTTCTGCTCGTACGCGCGCACCTGGGTGTGCTCGCGCTGGATCTCGCGGATCGGCGCCACGATGGTGTAGTCGCCCAGCGCCTTCACGGTGAGGTCGAAGCGCACCTGGTCGTTGCCCATGCCGGTACAGCCGTGCGCGAAGAATCGGGTGCCGAGTTCGTCGCAGCGCTCGAGCGAGGCCTTCACGATGAGGTAGCGATCGGACACCAGCAGCGGGTACTGGCCCTGGTAAAACTCGCCGGCCCAGATCAGCGGCGTGACGAAGCTGTCCCAGATGGCCTGCGCCGCGTCGACGGTGCGATGCGAGGCCGCGCCCAGTTCGTTGGCGCGCTGCTCGATGTAGTCGCGCTCCTCCGCCGAGACGCCGCCGGTGTCGACGAAGACCGTGTGCACGGCGTAGCCGCGCTCGATCAGGTAGGGGACGCAGAAGCTGGTGTCGAGGCCGCCGGAAAAGGCGAGGACGATATCGTTGCTGGACATGCGGGCTCCGGGGGAGACGTTGGACCGAAAGGAATGGGACGGATCAGGAATGCGAAACAAGCGAGGCCATGACCGCCTTCTGCACGTGCAGGCGG
Coding sequences:
- a CDS encoding acetylglutamate kinase, with product MESNKHTRKTIVRLLSAMGSAREIQQYLKRFSQLDAARFAVVKVGGAVLRDELPDLTSSLSFLQQVGLTPIVLHGAGPQLDEELAAAGIEKKTVNGLRVTSPAALAVVRRVFQAQNLRLVEALQEVGTRATSVPSGVFAADFLDQGTLGLVGRVRDINLAPIEASLRAGSIPVIASLGETDAGQILNINADFAANELVRVLQPYKIVFLTGTGGLLDGDGNVIDSINLSTEYEQLLQQPWLHSGMRLKIEQIKDLLDDLPLTSSVSITRPAELAKELFTHKGSGTLVRRGERVLRFDSWDTVDLARMRQLIESSFGRTLVDGYFERTDLYRLYVSENYRAAMVITREEGFAYLDKFAVLDDAQGEGLGRAVWQVMRDENPKLFWRSRHGNTINAFYHAESDGCLKQSRWQVFWYGLDNFADIERCVTHCAAREPTLQD
- a CDS encoding argininosuccinate synthase, which encodes MSSNDIVLAFSGGLDTSFCVPYLIERGYAVHTVFVDTGGVSAEERDYIEQRANELGAASHRTVDAAQAIWDSFVTPLIWAGEFYQGQYPLLVSDRYLIVKASLERCDELGTRFFAHGCTGMGNDQVRFDLTVKALGDYTIVAPIREIQREHTQVRAYEQKYLEEKGFEVRAKTKHYTINENVLGVTISGGEIDAWEIPEEGAVAWCAPRSEWPSEPLRIELGFEKGTAVSLNGKAASGPEILGFLNRELAKYGVGRSMYTGDTNIGLKGRIVFEAPALTALLTAHRALEETVLSKQQNRFKPEVGRKWTEVAYEGFFNDPIKADLEAFLVSTQRKVDGKVVIETRGGTVYAVKVESKNILQSAKATYAQAADWGVAEAEGFIKLYGMSSTLWAEVDRANGK
- a CDS encoding acetylornithine deacetylase; this encodes MDSLLTDTLTHLRALVGFDTRNPPRTIGTGGIFDYLRANLPGFDVEVTDFGAGAVNLYAVRGKPKYLFNVHLDTVPDSPHWTASPFELRVSGDRAVGLGSCDIKGAAAALVAVANATQGDMALLLSTDEEANDARCIDGFLKTPRDYAAIIVAEPTRGEAVLAHRGIHSVQMRFQGKAGHASGEQKPSDSALHQAIRWGAAALDHVQAQSHERFGGLTGLRFNIGKVEGGIKANVIAPTADVRFGFRPLPSMNADGLLEAFRTLVEPHPIEYGETFRGDSLPAGDTATAETRRLAARDLADELGIPVGNAVDFWTEAALFSMAGYTSFVYGPGDIAQAHSADEWVALDQLAHYARTIHRIVDHGI